A segment of the Nitrospina gracilis 3/211 genome:
CGGGAAAAGGTCACGGGACGTGCTGAGATCCGTGAGGTGTTCACTATCCCGAAGGTCGGTGTGGTGGCGGGCTGTCACGTGCTTTCCGGAACGCTGGAGAGGAACCGCCGCGCCCGGCTGCTGCGGGACAACGTGGTGGTGTACGAGGGCAAAATCCAGACGCTCCGCCGGTTCAAGGAAGACGTGAAGGAAGTCGCTTCCGGATACGAATGCGGCCTGTCACTGGAAAAATTTCAGGATGTGAAGCAGGGCGATATCATCGAGCCGTTCGTGCTGGAAGAAGTCGCCCCGTAATACGAGTTCGAAACAGCGCCCGTTCTTTCAAGGATCCGCCATGAAAGTGGGATGTTGCGCCATCAAATTGTTCCTGCACGGCAACGAATCGCTGAAAGGAAAGCGCAAGATCATCCGGGCCATCAAAGACCGGGTGAAAAACAAATTCAATATCAGCATCTCCGAGGTGGGCGACCAGGATGTGCACCAGAGCATCCACCTCGGCATTGCGGCGGTCAGTGGTGACGGTCCCTACGTGGAGGGCCTCATGCAACAGGTTGTCAACTTCATCGACCAGATGCACCTGGCCGAAATGACCGATTACCAGATAGAAGTCCTGAACCTCGGCAAAGGCTGATCCAGGAAGCCGGGAAACCATCATGTTTCGCTACAAACGATCCGAACGGGTCCAGGAACTGCTCCTGGAAGAGTTGTCCAAAATGGTCCAGCACGAGCTGAAGGACCCGCGTATCGGCTTCGTAACGCTGACCCGGATCGACCTGACGGACAACCTGAAACATGCCAGGGTGTTCGTCAGCATCATGGGGACCGATCAGGTGCGGGAGGAAAGCCTGAAAGGGCTGAACAGCGCGAAGGGGTTTTTACGCAGCCAGCTGGGCAAGCGATTGTACCTGAAAGCGATTCCCGAACTGGATTTCAAACTGGATGCCTCCGGAGACCAGGTGGACCGCATCACCCAGCTGCTGAGGCAAATCCACAAAGACGACGATGAATAAAATCATCAACCTGTACAAGCCCGCCGGGCCCACCTCGTTCGACATGGTGCGGTCGGTCCGGCGTCTGCTGAAAGTCAAAAAAGCCGGACACATCGGCACCTTGGACCCCTTGGCCGAGGGCGTCCTGCCCATCTGCCTCGGCCAATCCACCAGGGTCATCCAGTTCCTGACTCCGCTGACCAAAGTGTACCGGGCGACGATGACCCTGGGTGTCAGCACCGACACACAGGACCGGCAGGGCAAGGTCCTGGAGCGTCGCGACCCCGCCGGGGTGACGAAAGAAGATGTGGAAAGCCTCCTGGCCCGCTTGGTGGGACCGCAGAAACAGGTACCGCCGATGTATTCGGCCAAAAAAAAGAATGGGATTCCCCTTTACAAATTGGCCAGAAATGGTATTACTATCGACAGAAAACCGGTGGATATCCGGATCCATGCCACCGAGTTTATCGAGAAGATCGACGAGAAGGTCCACTTTCGCGTGCATTGTTCCGCGGGGACCTATGTCCGCACCTTGTGTCATGATATCGGCGAAACGCTGGGGTGCGGCGCCCACATGTCGCACCTGATTCGGGAGAAGGTGGGCGAATTCGATTTGGAGTCTTCCCTGTCTTTGGAAGAACTGGAACTCGCCAAGGAACAAGGCAATCTTTCCACCAAACTCCTGCAAGCGGAACAGGCTCTGGATTTCCTTCCCGAAATTCAGGTCCATCCGGATCGAGTCCAATCCATTGCCCACGGCCGCGCCCTTACCAAGGCCTGGGTTCAGCATTCTCCCAACCGGTTTGGACCGGGAATGAATTTCCGTGTGACGAACGAAGACAACCGCCTCGTGGCCATCGTCGAGCCACTGGTGGATCAGGACCGGTTTATCAACCTGGAACCGGACGAAATTGCTTTTAAGCTCAAACGCGTTTTGATTTGAGTTTTTGATAGACCTGCCGGAGTGGCTGGAATGTTTTCGCAGGGGAAATTCCCCGGACGTTGCAAACGGGCCGTGGTGTGAATTTTCTCTACGAAAACATTCGGCACACCTCCGGCAGAACGCAGAACCAATTTAGGAGGTGTCAGCAATGGCATTAACGAAGGATAAGAAACAAACCATCATTGAGAAGTACAAGGTAACCGAGCAGGACACCGGGTCTTCCGAGGTGCAGATCGCACTTTTGACCGAGCGCCTGAACTACCTGAACGACCACTTCAAAACCCACGGCAAGGACCATCATTCCCGCCGGGGTTTGATTCGTATCGTCAACAGGCGGCGCAAGCTTTTGGACTATTTGAAACGGGAAGACCTGGAACGATACCAGAAGATCATTCAGGATCTGGGTATCCGACGCTAATTTTACTGGAGACAAGTGAATGCAAAAGAAGGTAGAGACCGTATTGGACGGCAAAACCCTGTCGCTGGAAGCCGGATGGCTGGCCAAGCAGGCCAACGGCTCCGTCGTTGTGAGACAAGGCGACACCATGGTGCTGGTCACCGCCACGATGGCCGCCAGCGCCCGCGAGGGTATCGATTTTTTTCCACTGACTGTTGATTTTCGCGAACGCACCTACGCCGCGGGACGCTTTCCCGGCGGGTTTCTGAAACGGGAGGCACGGCCTTCCGACCCGGAAACGCTGGTCTGCCGGTTGATCGACCGGCCGATCCGCCCCATGTTTGAGGACAATTTCAAAAACGAAACGCAGGTCGTCTGTTTCGTCATTTCCCACGATCAGGAAAACCCGGCAGACGTCGCCGCCATCACCGGCGCCTCCGCCGCCCTGCTCATCTCCGACATCCCTTTCCACACTCCCGTTGCCGGCGCCCGCGTCGCACGCGACAAGGAAGGCAAGTTCCTCATCAATCCGACTCTCGAACAGATGGCGGAAAGCGACCTCAACCTCGTTATGGCCGGCACTGCCGACGCCATCACCATGGTCGAGGCGGGAGCACAGGAGTTGGACGAGGCGACCATGATCGAGGCTCTGGCTTTCGGCCACGAGCACATCAAGGAAATCGTGAAAATCCAGGTCGAGCTGCGCGAGATGCTGGGTAAAGAAAAGGCGCAGGTCGAAGCTCCGGAGGTCAACGCCGAGCTTCAGGACAAGATCGTCGCGTTCCTCACTCCCGGCATGGAAAAAGCCATGCAGATTCCCGGCAAGCAGGACCGTCAGGATGCCATCGATCAGTTGAAGGAGTCGATGAAGGAACAGTTCAACCCGGAAGCCGACGCTGATCTGGAAGGCGAAATCAAGGGCTACTTTAAGAAAGTGGAAAAGGAAGTCATGCGCCGCCTGACTCTGGAAACGCAGACCCGGGTGGACGGACGCAAACCGGACGAAATCCGGCCGATCACCTGCCAGACCGGGTACGTTCCCCGGGCGCACGGTTCGGCCATCTTCACCCGTGGAGAAACGCAAGCACTGGTCACCACCACGCTCGGCACTTCGTCTGACGAACAGCGCATGGACACGCTGGATTTCCGTGGAAGCAAAAACTTTCTGCTCCATTACAATTTCCCCGCGTTCTGCACCGGCGAGGTGAAATTCATCTCCGGCCCCGGCCGCCGCGAAATCGGCCACGGAATGCTGGCCGAACGCGGCCTCGCGCCGATGCTCCCCAGCCGCGATGATTTCCCTTACACCATCCGCATCGTCTCCGACATTCTGGAATCCAACGGATCGTCTTCGATGGCTTCGGTGTGCGGCGGCAGCCTGTCCCTGATGGACGCGGGTGTGCCGGTAAAGAAACCCGTAGCGGGCATCGCCATGGGCCTCATCAAGGAGCAGGACCGCATCGCCATTCTGTCGGACATCACCGGCACCGAGGATCACCTGGGCGACATGGACTTCAAGGTCGTCGGCACCGATGCCGGCATCACCGCCCTGCAGATGGACATCAAGATCGACGGGTTGACCAAGGAGCTGATGGCGCAGGCGCTGGAACAGGCCCGTGCCGGGCGCCTGTTCATTCTGGGCGAAATGGCCAAGGCGCTGGAAACACCGCGCCCCCAGATGTC
Coding sequences within it:
- the rbfA gene encoding 30S ribosome-binding factor RbfA; the encoded protein is MFRYKRSERVQELLLEELSKMVQHELKDPRIGFVTLTRIDLTDNLKHARVFVSIMGTDQVREESLKGLNSAKGFLRSQLGKRLYLKAIPELDFKLDASGDQVDRITQLLRQIHKDDDE
- a CDS encoding DUF503 domain-containing protein — protein: MKVGCCAIKLFLHGNESLKGKRKIIRAIKDRVKNKFNISISEVGDQDVHQSIHLGIAAVSGDGPYVEGLMQQVVNFIDQMHLAEMTDYQIEVLNLGKG
- the rpsO gene encoding 30S ribosomal protein S15, whose product is MALTKDKKQTIIEKYKVTEQDTGSSEVQIALLTERLNYLNDHFKTHGKDHHSRRGLIRIVNRRRKLLDYLKREDLERYQKIIQDLGIRR
- the truB gene encoding tRNA pseudouridine(55) synthase TruB: MNKIINLYKPAGPTSFDMVRSVRRLLKVKKAGHIGTLDPLAEGVLPICLGQSTRVIQFLTPLTKVYRATMTLGVSTDTQDRQGKVLERRDPAGVTKEDVESLLARLVGPQKQVPPMYSAKKKNGIPLYKLARNGITIDRKPVDIRIHATEFIEKIDEKVHFRVHCSAGTYVRTLCHDIGETLGCGAHMSHLIREKVGEFDLESSLSLEELELAKEQGNLSTKLLQAEQALDFLPEIQVHPDRVQSIAHGRALTKAWVQHSPNRFGPGMNFRVTNEDNRLVAIVEPLVDQDRFINLEPDEIAFKLKRVLI
- the pnp gene encoding polyribonucleotide nucleotidyltransferase, producing MQKKVETVLDGKTLSLEAGWLAKQANGSVVVRQGDTMVLVTATMAASAREGIDFFPLTVDFRERTYAAGRFPGGFLKREARPSDPETLVCRLIDRPIRPMFEDNFKNETQVVCFVISHDQENPADVAAITGASAALLISDIPFHTPVAGARVARDKEGKFLINPTLEQMAESDLNLVMAGTADAITMVEAGAQELDEATMIEALAFGHEHIKEIVKIQVELREMLGKEKAQVEAPEVNAELQDKIVAFLTPGMEKAMQIPGKQDRQDAIDQLKESMKEQFNPEADADLEGEIKGYFKKVEKEVMRRLTLETQTRVDGRKPDEIRPITCQTGYVPRAHGSAIFTRGETQALVTTTLGTSSDEQRMDTLDFRGSKNFLLHYNFPAFCTGEVKFISGPGRREIGHGMLAERGLAPMLPSRDDFPYTIRIVSDILESNGSSSMASVCGGSLSLMDAGVPVKKPVAGIAMGLIKEQDRIAILSDITGTEDHLGDMDFKVVGTDAGITALQMDIKIDGLTKELMAQALEQARAGRLFILGEMAKALETPRPQMSKYAPRITTITVPVDKIRDVIGPGGKVIRDIIDKTGVQIDINDSGLVTIASADEAAAEKAIGIIQNLVQDVEVGKIYMGKVKKIMDFGAFVEIFPGTDGLVHISQICDRRIKRVSDEISEGDEIVVKVIDVDRNGKVKLSRKEAMRDEAEAALR